A segment of the Pedobacter faecalis genome:
TGCTTATTTTTTCGCGGATAGAAGCTCGGAAGACCTGATTGCGCAGGTGGACGAACTTGCCCTGCCTGGTGGCAATAAGGCTACTTTAACCTTGGCCAACGGCGCGCAGGTAGTGCTTACAGAGGCCGCCAATGGGGAGATTGCCCGGCAGGCTGGCATCAGCATTACGAAAACGGCCGACGGCAAGATCATTTATACCGTAGCGAAGGCTGGTGCGGATGCTGAAATGGATGAGGCAACTGCTCAACTTAAGAATACCATTACCACCCCCAACGGTGGTGAATATACGGTTGTGTTGCCCGACGGAACGATGGTGAAGCTCAACGCAGCAAGTTCCCTGGTCTTTCCGACGTCATTTCAGGGCGATGAAAGAATGGTTGAACTCAGTGGTGAAGCCTACTTTGAGGTTGCTAAAAACAGACAGATGCCTTTTCGTATCAAGTCGGGTATGCAGACGGTAGAAGTGCTTGGTACGCACTTCAACATCAGTGCGTACGATAACGAGGAAACTATGAAAACCACACTGGCTGAGGGTTCTGTAAAGGTTTCTTCAGGCAGTTATGAGAGCATCATTGTACCGGGACAGCAAACATTAGTGAACAGACAGGTAGCGGGACCGGTTAAGAAACAGACTGTAAACCTGGATAAGGAACTGGCATGGACCAACAATCAGTTTGTTTTTGAAGATGATGATATCCGCTCGGTGATGCGTAAGATTTCGCGCTGGTACAATATTGATATACGCTATGAAGGCGATCTTTCTGACAACACATTTTCGGGCGGTATATTCCGCAGTATGAGGTTGTCGGAAGTACTCAAAATCCTTAAGCTTCAAGGCTTTGATTTTGATGTGCGCGGCCGGGAAATAACCATCCGGTATAAAGCAGAGGATAATAATGACAATAATTAATCATACCCACCTAAACCAACTAACGGATTATTTACCAACTAAACCAGGAGAATGAAAAGACAGCTACTAAACACCTAGAACCACCACAATTCAGACTAAAAAAGCCGAAGGTATCTCACCACCCTCGGCCCTAAAAGAGGTCGGCAGCCGGAAGTAGAAGGTCGGGCTGCTATTTATTAACCTAATTCTTATTCAAAAGTATGAAATTAACTTTTCTTTACAACCCTGTATCCCGGATACAGCGGGTAAAGTATAAAATCTTAATAGCGATGAAGTTAACTGCTATTTTGTTACTACTCGGCACCATGCACCTGTCGGCCGCCGTATACTCGCAGAACATAACCCTTTCAAGGCGCAATGCCACATTGGAGAGTTTGTTTAACGATGTAAAAAAGCAAACAGGTTATCTTTTCTTTTATAACGGTAAAATCAATACCAAGAACCGCCTGCTTAATGTGGAGCTTAAGAATGTTCCGCTTGAGGAGGCTTTACAGGCTTTCCTTGACAAACAGGACCTGACCTATAAGATCGTGGACCGCACCATTGTGATCATGAACGAGGCGCAGACAATGAACCAATCGCTCATGGACCAGATCAATGCCCGTAGACTGGAGATTACAGGTAAGGTACTTGATGGTGATACGAAAGAGGGTATGCCCGGGGTGAATATCTCGCTTAAGAGCACCAAAGCTACGCTTGGGCAGACTAATGGGCAAGGTGAATTTAAAATAAACGCCCAAGCGGGTGACGTGATCGTCTTTACCTATGTGGGGTATAAGCCTTATGAAGTTAAGGTAAGCGACGCAAAACGTTTGAATATTGTCCTTGAGCCTCTGGTAAATTCCATGGATAACGTCGTTATCACAGGCTACCAGACAATAAAGAAAGAGAGTTACACTGATAACGCCGTCACCGTAACCGGAGAGGAGCTTAAGCGTGTTAATCCTCTGAATTTACTGCAAAGTATCCAGGCATTTGACCCTTCCTTCAGACTTATGGAGAACAATCTTGGTGGTTCCGATCCAAACAGATTACCTAATATCAACGTGCGCGGATCGTCGGCACTCCCTAGCGGCGACGGTGAAGTTTTGCGCAGGGACAACATTACGAGCACGGTAAATATGCCTGCTTTCATCCTCGATGGATTCCAGGTAGACGTACAAAAGATCTTTGACCTGGACATTAACCGGGTAGCCTCGGTTACCCTGCTTAAAGACGCCGCAGCAACCGCAATTTATGGCTCCCGTGCCGCCAATGGTGTTCTTGTTATTACGACCAAAGCACCTCAGGAGGGTTCCTTAAGAATTACTTATAACGCAGAGGGATACGTGAGTACGCCGGATCTTTCAGACTACCAGGTATTGAATGCTTCAGAAAAACTACAGTATGAGCAGCTTGCTGGTCTATATAGTTCGAACGTGGTTTTTCTGCCTCAAGACGAACTTGACGAATTATATTACAGCAAATTAAGAAATGTTGTAGGTGGAGTTGACTCCTACTGGCTTTCGCAACCTGTAAGGACTACTGCCGGACAAAAGCATTCGGTTAACCTGGAAGGTGGATCGGAAACGTTCCGCTATGGCGTTGATCTTCGTTATCAGGCAAGACCTGGTGTAATGAAGGGTTCGTCTAGAGACCAGTACTCTGGCGGTATGACCTTCATGTACAATAAAGACAAGCTTCTTTTGAGGAATGACTTGCTTATTACCCAAATGAATGCGAAGGAGTCGCCTTACGGAAGCTTCGCCAATTATGTGCGGATGAACCCTTACTACCCTATCCGCGATGCTGATGGCAGAGTACTGCGCGAGGTTGATCTCTGGGAAGATCAAGCACGTAACGAGCACGTTGTTCTAAACCCGCTTTACGACGCTGGTCTAAGCAGCTTCAACAAGTCGGCATACACTGAGATCATCAACAATTTATCAGGTGATTATGAACTGTCGAACAGCTTACGTTTACGCGGTCAAATGAGTTTAACTACACGCTCTAATTCTGATGACATATTTAAGTCGCCGATGTCCAACGAGTTCTATTTCTACGAATCGACAAGACTTGATGAGAAGGGTAGCTATACCGACAGACACAGAAAAGAAACATACTGGGACGGTAATATCCGCCTTACCTGGTTTAAACAACTGGACGGACATGCCATTAACCTGCTTGGTGGTGTAAACGCCCGCACTGAATTGTCTGACGAGAAAGAATACACAGCAGTCGGTTTTGCTAACGACAGGTTTACTAGCATCGGTTTTGCCAGGGGTTACGCCGAAAACGCTACGCCTCTGAGCGGAATCCGTGAATCGCGTTTGCTCGGTTCTTTCATGAGTTTGAATTATTCCTATCAAAACAAATATCTGCTTGATGCAACCGGCCGTCTGGATGGTTCATCAAAGTTTGGTAACGAAAACCGGACGGCACCTTTCTGGTCGCTCGGTCTGGGCTGGAATGTACACAATGAGAAGTTTCTGGCCGGTCATCCGGTTATCAGCCAGCTTCGCGTAAGGGCGTCTACAGGTTTAACAGGTTCGGTAGAATTTGAACCGTATTTATCAAGGACTACCTATAACTATCAAAATGGTAACTGGTACAGCAGCGGTATCGGAGCTATCGTAAACAATTATGGTAACTCAGCACTTTCCTGGCAGAAAACCCAGATGACAGATATCGGTATTGAAGTAGGTTTATTTAAAGACAGGATATTCGTGTCACCACGGGTTTACAGGAAGTTCACTAAAGACATTCTTGCGGACATCACGCTCCCACCTTCAACAGGTTTCTATTCTTACAAAGAAAACCTTGGGGATATGGAAAACAAGGGTGCTGAGTTGAACTTAAGGGCTGACGCGGTGCGTGAGAAGGACTGGACGGTTAGCCTGACAGCTAACCTTGTAGCAAACAGAAACCAGATTGTCCGTATATCAAACGCGCTAAAGAAATATAATGATCGCGCAAATGAACTTCAGACAACCCCTACAGATCAGAACGGTTTCAGGGGTATTCCTTTGCTGCGTTACAACGAAGGACAGTCGATCAACGCCATCTATGCGGTCCCTTCACTTGGGATTGACCCGGAAAATGGCAGGGAATTATATAGAAAGCGCGATGGCTCACTGACTTACACCTATGACGTTAATGATGTTGTCGTGGTAGGAAACAGTGACCCTAAGGTTAACGGCTTTTTTGGAGGTACTGTTAGGTATAAAAACTTTTTGATGACTGCAACCTTTGAATCTCGTTTTGGCGGCGACATGTACAATAATACGTTGGTTGACCGGGTTGAGAACGCTGACGCAAGGTACAATGTTGACAGACGTGTATTCGACGAAAAGTGGAAACAAAGTGGAGATCTCGTGTTTTACAAAAACATTGCAGACCGAGGCGAAACACAAGTAAATTCCCGCTTTGTGATGCCAGACAACATGATCAATCTACAGTCTGTATATCTGTCGTATGATTTTGAGAAACGTGTTGCTTCACGTTTAAAAATGAGTGCCCTAAGATTTGCCGTGACTGCGAACGATCTTGCCAGATGGTCATCAGTAAAGCAAGAACGAGGCATTGACTATCCGTTTGCAAGAAGCATCAACTTCTCAATTAACGCTATTTTTTAAGGTAAGACATGATCATTAAACACATGAACACAAAAATAATAATCGGTTTGCTGGCCGTCGTCGTTTCCCTGACCTCCTGCAAAAAGTGGCTTGACGTGGAACCTGAGTCTGAAATCTCGGCGCCAGTGCTTTTCAGTACTGAAAATGGCTTTATGGAAGCCCTGACGGGCATCTATACTCGTTGTGCCCAGACAGATCTGTACGGTAAGGAGATGACTTTTGGAACTCCGGAAGTACTTGCTCAGAATTATACAATGGGTTTTAACGAAGGTTTGAATTATTCTCAAACAAGTCAGTATAACTATAATAATTCTGATTTCATCGACCGTAAGGACAAGATATGGGCAGCCCTGTATAACGGGATCGTAAATGCTAACCTGATTCTGGAGAACGTTGATAAAAACAAGAATGTATTTTCGGGCAACAACTACGCGATCGTGAAAGGCGAAGCGCTGGCTTTGCGTGCTTATCTGCATTTCGACGCGCTGCGGCTTTTTGCTCCTGCATATATCCGCGGTGCATCTAACAAGGGTATTCCCTATGTCATGGCATACACCAAAGACGTTACGCCTATGTCGACGGTCGGAGAAGCTATTGACAAGGCTATTGCTGATTTAGAAGAAGCTAAGCAACTGCTGGCTGCAGACCCGATCCGCAATGCAACGTATCTAATTAACTACCCCAGAGTAGTAGACGAGGACACCAACACAGAAGAGACTTCTCCGTTTCAGTTCCTGCAAAACCGCAGACACCGTTTAAATTATTATGCCGTTTGCGGAACGCTGGCAAGAGTATATCTGTACAAGAACGATCAGCCGATGGCACTTCAGAATGCGTTGGAAGTGATCAATGCTAAGAAGTTTCCCTGGACACTGAAGACAGATTTCAACGCCTTTGAAGAGTCTAAAAAGGACCGCATACTATATAAGGAGCTGGTATTTGGCTGGTATATGCCAAGATCGTGGTATGTAGAAGGGTCGACAGAAGATATTAAAGAGAATTGGTTTGTGAGCGGCACACGTGGATTGCATCTAAGCGAAGATGCCGCACGCAATATTTATGAGACTGGCGCTGCTGGTGCCAATGACCTGCGTTTTAAAAACTGGTTATCCCTAACCGGCTCGATCACGGCGAAAACATACGACATCGTTAAATATAATAGAAATTCACAAAACGACGCTGAGAGCGCAAACCTGCATTACCTGATGGCGCCAGCGATCAGGTTGAGCGAAATGTATTATATAGCAGCGGAATGTACTTATCCGACTGACGCTAGCAAGGCACTTGAATACATCAACGCCGTGAGGTTTCAAAGAGATGTTGATAACCTTACAGGAGTTAACTCTCAGGAAGAGTTTATGAGGGAACTTATAAAAGAATGTCGGAAGGAATGGCTAGCGGAAGGACAGTTGTTCTATATGTATAAGCGCCTTAACAGGTCTATCACTGGGCAAACAGGTTCGACTATTCCAGCGTCTGACAGGATTTTCGTTCTGCCCTTACCAAATGACGAAATCGTATACGGAGGAAGATAAGTAACTAATAAGAAAAAATGAGATCATATATATTAATATTAGGAATAATCATCGCCCTTGCTTCTTGTAAAAAGGCCGAGGAGATGCGTTTCGATCACACTGCGGGTGTCTATTTCGACTTCCAGTTTGACGGCAGAAAAGATAGCCTTGTAGAAACTTTTGCCTATAATCCTACCTTAGCCCAAGATACTGTATGGATACCCGTACGGATTTCTGGCGTCCGCACTGGTGCACCCAGAACATTCAGAGCTAGAATAGAGACAGATTCTACTTCGGCAGTTGAGGGCTTACATTACGAAGCCCTAAAGGATAATTATACTATACCTGCAAATGCCGGGTTTGCTTGGCTCCCCTTTGTGATTTATAATAAAGATCCGGAATTGGAGAATCGCGCTGTGTCGGCAATTATTAAACTGACCGCATCCGAAGATTTTCACATAGAAAATCCCTACTGGATTCGAGCAAAGGTTGTATTCTCTGCCAAGCTCGAAAAACCACACTGGTGGGATATGTGGCCTTTGCCACCATACTCCAGAGTCAAACATGAGTTGTTCATTATCGTAACGGGTGTCACCGAGCTCTCAACTGATGGCTTGGATGCTCCGAAGAACCTTTATATCACGGGCTTGCTAACTACTATGTTAAACAATCCGTTTAACTGGGTAACTAAGAATGCTGCTAAGGGTTACAGGCTTGAGGAAGTAACCCCTGGAAATGCCGACAGTTATTACTTTTTCAATATCAACAACCCGACTAAGAAGACATTGCTCAGAAAGAACCAACAGAACGGGAAATATTATTTCATTGATGAAAACGGAAACGAAGTCATCTAAACAGTAAAACGAACATGAGAAAGTTATTATTTTTTCTTTCGGTAATTTCGGTAATATTTACCGCGTGCCACAAAGATTTGGGTCATTATGAGATCGACATGCCGGAAACACCTGAAGTTGTTATGGATTCAGTCTTTACAGCAAATGTTGGTGATAGCCTAATCATTACACCTACGATTAAGAGTAAAGATCTTGCGAACATTGAACTGCACTGGCGAATTAGTGTTATGGAAGGCACCGATGTCCTTGATACCGGTGCATCCCTTCGTATAATCTACGGATTGCAGGCTAAACGCTATCCTGGGCGGCTTACCGTGTACAATAAAGCAAACGGAATGAAATATTTCCACAAGTTCTTTATTGACGGCGCTACGGAATTTGCACGGGGAACAAGCGTGCTTAGTGTTGAAAATGGGATTACACAATTCTCCTTTATAAAGCCGGACGGAACGGTTCAGGCTAGACTTTACCGGGCTATACATGGTAAAGACCTTCCTGCAAATCCGATGAACCTGTTCCTGCTCAGAAACCGGTTTACGGGTGGTACAATGCTCGGATACTGGATCATTACCAAGAACGGTGGGGTCAGGCTTGAACCAAACACTATGGTTGAAGACCCTAAATATCCGAACACACTTTCTGACAACTTCTTTGTTGCTCCGGATAATATTGAAGTGGGAAGTTTAAAACCTCATCAGCAAGGTATTATGGCCGGCGTAATAAACGGAACCTTATACGGAGGTACAACAAACACTTGGGATCAGGCACCTACCTACGGAATGTTCGGTCCTGCAGAAGGTGATTATGAACTAGCGCCTTCTTTTATTATGACCCAGGCAAATGCAGGAACCTCTTTTGTAGGTTTTGATAAAAACCGTAAACAGTTTCTGAGATTCAACGTGTATAGTGGCCCTACATATTTCGGGACACAATATGGAGTTCCTTCGCCAGCAGCGTTCAATCCAATGGCTGTGGACATGGACCTCATCCACATGGAGCAACTAAACAATACAGACTGCTATGCCTACTGTAAGTCAGCTGACGGGAAAATCCACGAGCTTCATTTTACAGTCAACTTTACTGGTCCATTCGAATTTAAGCCGTTAGGAAAGAGAGAATTTGTTAGACAAGATCTCATTACAGCAGATACGAAATGGCAAGGTGCCAGCAATGGCGTTATTTTTATGACCAAAGGAGAAAAAATCTATCGGTATAATCCCCTGAATCAAGAGGTTCGGGAACTTGTTACAACTTTTGAAAAACCTGTATCAATGATTAAACTATCGGAAGACGAACAAATTCTTAGGGTGGGCATCCAGGGAGGAATTTACAATCTGGACATTTCTACTGGTAAGTACGGTACTTTAATCGATAAAGTTGAAGGAATTCCAGGAAGCCCGGTGGATATTGTGGTAAGAACTAATTAAAATCAATGAAACTGAAAGTTTTAATACTGGCAGCCCTGGCCCCTGTTGCGGCGGCTGCACAAGCGCCCAATTTTACCATCACCGGTAAAATTGGGAACTTAAACAAACCGGCTAAGATCTATCTGGACTATGGTTCGGACGGGGAAGGTAAGCAGGATTCCTGCGAGCTGGTGAACGGTACGTTTAAGTTTACCGGTTATATTGCAAACATCGCCTCCGGGCGTATGACCCTTTCGCGCGAGGGTATCCGCGATAAGGAGGTTTATGGCAGTGGTGGCTTGGGTGATGTGATCTATCCAAGCTTTGGGAAAGAAAAGATTCATATCACCTCGTCAGATTCACTGTACAACGCCAAATGGACTGGTTCGAAAGTGTACGACGAGTCGGTGGCTTTTATCAAAGCGGTGGGCCCGCCGGTGATGACCATTCACCACAACGCCAATGTGGCTTTTAGCAGGGCTACGGCTGAGCAGAAAAAGGATACTTTATTCGTTAAAGTACTTGATAAAAAGGTGAACGAAATGCAGGCTTCCAGGCAGACCAAGATCATTGAATTTGCCCGTAAGAACCCGAAATCTTATTTCGCTATGTATAACCTGATGGAAGCAAGCTATGGAACAAAGCCCGGCGTGATCCTGGAGGTCTTTAACAACATGAGCGAAAAGCTCAGGCTTTCGTACGATGGCCAGACCCTCTACAAATTAATGACAGCCGATAAGGTGACCGCCTTAGGCGCTACTGCGCCGAATTTTACGCAGAAGGATGTAGACGGCAAGCCGGTGTCTTTATCGGACTACAGGGGCAAATACGTACTTGTAGAATTCTGGGCGAGCTGGTGTTCTCCTTGTCGCGCGGAGAGCCCTAACCTGATTAAGCAATACGCTGCATATAAGGACAAGGGATTTGAGATCCTTGGCGTTTCGGTAGATAGCGATAAGGCCAAGTGGATGGATGCGATTAAAAAGGATGGGCTAACCTGGACTCAGGTGTCTGACCTGAAAGGGTGGGAAAACGACGTGAGAAAGATATATGGCGTTACACAGGTGCCCGCAAACTTTTTGATAGATCCAACTGGAAAGATCATTGCTGTAAACCTATTAACCGAAACATTGAACAGCAAACTTCACGAAATATTTTAATACAAAGAAATATGACGCGCCAGTCAGCAATAAAATAGTTTCTGGTTTGAAACGAGTTACAGTTCGTCTTCAACCTTGATAGCGCGCATGGAGCGTTTCGAGGTCGTTTCAATACCGACAGGAGTTTATCCTGTCGGTATTCATTGATATTTATATACTTGGTTTGCGTATCGATCGGAGATATTTCACATCATCCCGAATAACAACCTCTTTAGCAGCAAGTCCAATGATTTTTGACGCTTAATCTGGATAGAACAAATGATGGAATTCCATAGGTATACACTGAGAATACCTTTCTTCGTAACGGTAGCAAAAGCACGTTTCCGGACAATAACTTAGCTCAGGAGGAAAATTTGTTCCCCCACACTGACTCCAAGGAAGATCATACGCATTTGTCGAAAAGGTCATGACAAGAAGTGAGAATAAAATTAATAGCTTTTTCATAATATAATTTGTTTAATTAACATAAGCAGTAATAGGAAGGGTAATAACCGGCTTGTTTGACGCTGACGTATGAACGAAAATAACCGTTTTGAGCGACCCACTGGCATACGGCCGAACGGTACCTGCGAAATTTACCTTTTCATGCGGGGCAATTTTCACAATGCTATCAAGTTGAATCTTTGTACAGTCACAAGCTGGATTAATCTTGTATACCTTTAATGTGTCAGATGACAAGTTTTGTAGGTCAAAAGAAAACCCATAGTGTTTTCCTCTCCCTATCTTACCGAGATTAATTTCCTTCGGATAATCCATTGCGTTAATATGCCTTGAACGTAGGGAGTCATGGATTACAACACTGTCCTTACCTAGATACCGTTTAAGATTGCCGTACAATATCCGATCAGAACCAGACGGCATATACTTGACAACAGCGCTCTGCTCAAAATTTAACATACTAGACAGGGTACCATACGTTTTAATATTAAAAGGATAATGCGCTATCTCCAATGACTTCAAAATATGTTTATAACCGCTAAGCATTTTACCTTTATCTATATCTAATGCAGCTTTTACGCTTAACGATATAAGATCTTTATATTTGTCAGGGGATATCGGCAAGCCAAACAGTTCTTTAAATCTGTATGGATCATTTTTTATATTGTGCAGCGGCGAAATGTCAAAGTCTGGATTATTAGGGAACCCAAAAGCTAGTAAAGTGCCATCGTAAGAAAAAAAGTAAGGGTATGGATATGCAGGAGTCTTTAGAATCTGGGCTATCTCTCTGCCCGCGGGAGTACTTAAGTCCGCTTTAAACGTAAGATATTCACTAACAATAGATTCCGAAGCCTGACGGTTGCTATTCACAAACGACATGAATGCCTTACAGGAACCACACTCACCGTCCGTAACTAATATAAAAATCTTTTTCTTTTTACGAGCTGCTTCCTCGAATATCTCAGGCAATGTGCCGTCTGAGAATATAATACGATCTTTCCTGCAAGATGCTAATAACGTAGTCGACAGGAGTAAATACAGAAACGCTAACCTATTCATAATCCAAATTTAAATATTTACATCACAAATATGTCATACTTATGTCACTTATAGGCTGTCATTAATATCCCTTTCAATTCCTCATTGTTCCCAGAATGCACAACAAAGTCTTTACTGACATCAGTGCTCAATCGAGCTTTATATCGAACAATCTTATATTTAAGACCGACTCCAATATTGGTAAAAGTGATTTTATTGGAGATGTCATCCACCTTTGCCCAACTAATAATCCTCCAGTTGACGCCAAAAGCTGACAAGTACAGTATTTTATCCTTTTCGAAGTTCTTAGGCAAGTTGAATGATATATCTGTGACTACCGTTCTTTCTCCTGTCACATCTATACTTTTCGGAATATTCAGAGATAAAGGAATATCACATTCTCTGACACCTAACTTTAATATCTCGCGATAGGGATTGGTGCATAGTCTAACATCAAATTCATTACGATAACACTTTGCGATTCTAAAATTATATTTCTTGCTATTGAGATCAAAGGCTGAAGATCGGGCATTGTAAGAAAACGTATGGACGTATGTGAGGCCATCACTGTGGGGGGAGAGGACAGGAATATATTCATATGTTGCAGGAACCCCCACTGACCGAAGCGCGTGTGTATAGATTACACTAATATCCTCGAAATCTCGATGTCTAAAGTGGCTTTCCAACAATATTTTCTCGGAAGGTTGTGAATAGAAATCTACAAAACTACGCTGAGGCTTCTCTATATTTTCAAAAAACGGCGCTAGATAACTAGTAATAGTTTCCGTTGTGTCCGAGCCTTTCTCTAGAATGTCTTTGACTCGAGGGAGGTATCTCCTTCTATAGAAATGTTTGTAATTGTATACATACTCATTATTTATGTGATCAGGTAAAACGTACCTACAATATTTATCAATTGGGATTTCTGAGAACCAAACGTATTGCCGCCTCAACTTGCGATGAAAATTTATGTTATCGATAACTACATTCGCAGAAATACTGTCAATAAAAAAACTTGTATCAGCTTTTAGAGCGAATTTCTCGTTTATTAAAACCGCCTCTAACGAATCCGCAGATAGTGGCCGATCCAACGGTATCGTGAAAGCGTCTTTGGTTAAGCTATATTTAATAGTATATTGATAGGGTAAAGTGTTAAGTAGGTATTCCGTCATCTCCTTTGTCTCAAAGTCATGAGATGTGTAGTAGAAATCAACTATCTTCTTCAATTCTGC
Coding sequences within it:
- a CDS encoding PKD-like family lipoprotein, whose amino-acid sequence is MRKLLFFLSVISVIFTACHKDLGHYEIDMPETPEVVMDSVFTANVGDSLIITPTIKSKDLANIELHWRISVMEGTDVLDTGASLRIIYGLQAKRYPGRLTVYNKANGMKYFHKFFIDGATEFARGTSVLSVENGITQFSFIKPDGTVQARLYRAIHGKDLPANPMNLFLLRNRFTGGTMLGYWIITKNGGVRLEPNTMVEDPKYPNTLSDNFFVAPDNIEVGSLKPHQQGIMAGVINGTLYGGTTNTWDQAPTYGMFGPAEGDYELAPSFIMTQANAGTSFVGFDKNRKQFLRFNVYSGPTYFGTQYGVPSPAAFNPMAVDMDLIHMEQLNNTDCYAYCKSADGKIHELHFTVNFTGPFEFKPLGKREFVRQDLITADTKWQGASNGVIFMTKGEKIYRYNPLNQEVRELVTTFEKPVSMIKLSEDEQILRVGIQGGIYNLDISTGKYGTLIDKVEGIPGSPVDIVVRTN
- a CDS encoding RagB/SusD family nutrient uptake outer membrane protein — encoded protein: MNTKIIIGLLAVVVSLTSCKKWLDVEPESEISAPVLFSTENGFMEALTGIYTRCAQTDLYGKEMTFGTPEVLAQNYTMGFNEGLNYSQTSQYNYNNSDFIDRKDKIWAALYNGIVNANLILENVDKNKNVFSGNNYAIVKGEALALRAYLHFDALRLFAPAYIRGASNKGIPYVMAYTKDVTPMSTVGEAIDKAIADLEEAKQLLAADPIRNATYLINYPRVVDEDTNTEETSPFQFLQNRRHRLNYYAVCGTLARVYLYKNDQPMALQNALEVINAKKFPWTLKTDFNAFEESKKDRILYKELVFGWYMPRSWYVEGSTEDIKENWFVSGTRGLHLSEDAARNIYETGAAGANDLRFKNWLSLTGSITAKTYDIVKYNRNSQNDAESANLHYLMAPAIRLSEMYYIAAECTYPTDASKALEYINAVRFQRDVDNLTGVNSQEEFMRELIKECRKEWLAEGQLFYMYKRLNRSITGQTGSTIPASDRIFVLPLPNDEIVYGGR
- a CDS encoding SusC/RagA family TonB-linked outer membrane protein, producing MKLTFLYNPVSRIQRVKYKILIAMKLTAILLLLGTMHLSAAVYSQNITLSRRNATLESLFNDVKKQTGYLFFYNGKINTKNRLLNVELKNVPLEEALQAFLDKQDLTYKIVDRTIVIMNEAQTMNQSLMDQINARRLEITGKVLDGDTKEGMPGVNISLKSTKATLGQTNGQGEFKINAQAGDVIVFTYVGYKPYEVKVSDAKRLNIVLEPLVNSMDNVVITGYQTIKKESYTDNAVTVTGEELKRVNPLNLLQSIQAFDPSFRLMENNLGGSDPNRLPNINVRGSSALPSGDGEVLRRDNITSTVNMPAFILDGFQVDVQKIFDLDINRVASVTLLKDAAATAIYGSRAANGVLVITTKAPQEGSLRITYNAEGYVSTPDLSDYQVLNASEKLQYEQLAGLYSSNVVFLPQDELDELYYSKLRNVVGGVDSYWLSQPVRTTAGQKHSVNLEGGSETFRYGVDLRYQARPGVMKGSSRDQYSGGMTFMYNKDKLLLRNDLLITQMNAKESPYGSFANYVRMNPYYPIRDADGRVLREVDLWEDQARNEHVVLNPLYDAGLSSFNKSAYTEIINNLSGDYELSNSLRLRGQMSLTTRSNSDDIFKSPMSNEFYFYESTRLDEKGSYTDRHRKETYWDGNIRLTWFKQLDGHAINLLGGVNARTELSDEKEYTAVGFANDRFTSIGFARGYAENATPLSGIRESRLLGSFMSLNYSYQNKYLLDATGRLDGSSKFGNENRTAPFWSLGLGWNVHNEKFLAGHPVISQLRVRASTGLTGSVEFEPYLSRTTYNYQNGNWYSSGIGAIVNNYGNSALSWQKTQMTDIGIEVGLFKDRIFVSPRVYRKFTKDILADITLPPSTGFYSYKENLGDMENKGAELNLRADAVREKDWTVSLTANLVANRNQIVRISNALKKYNDRANELQTTPTDQNGFRGIPLLRYNEGQSINAIYAVPSLGIDPENGRELYRKRDGSLTYTYDVNDVVVVGNSDPKVNGFFGGTVRYKNFLMTATFESRFGGDMYNNTLVDRVENADARYNVDRRVFDEKWKQSGDLVFYKNIADRGETQVNSRFVMPDNMINLQSVYLSYDFEKRVASRLKMSALRFAVTANDLARWSSVKQERGIDYPFARSINFSINAIF
- a CDS encoding TlpA disulfide reductase family protein, with the translated sequence MKLKVLILAALAPVAAAAQAPNFTITGKIGNLNKPAKIYLDYGSDGEGKQDSCELVNGTFKFTGYIANIASGRMTLSREGIRDKEVYGSGGLGDVIYPSFGKEKIHITSSDSLYNAKWTGSKVYDESVAFIKAVGPPVMTIHHNANVAFSRATAEQKKDTLFVKVLDKKVNEMQASRQTKIIEFARKNPKSYFAMYNLMEASYGTKPGVILEVFNNMSEKLRLSYDGQTLYKLMTADKVTALGATAPNFTQKDVDGKPVSLSDYRGKYVLVEFWASWCSPCRAESPNLIKQYAAYKDKGFEILGVSVDSDKAKWMDAIKKDGLTWTQVSDLKGWENDVRKIYGVTQVPANFLIDPTGKIIAVNLLTETLNSKLHEIF
- a CDS encoding DUF4843 domain-containing protein; its protein translation is MRSYILILGIIIALASCKKAEEMRFDHTAGVYFDFQFDGRKDSLVETFAYNPTLAQDTVWIPVRISGVRTGAPRTFRARIETDSTSAVEGLHYEALKDNYTIPANAGFAWLPFVIYNKDPELENRAVSAIIKLTASEDFHIENPYWIRAKVVFSAKLEKPHWWDMWPLPPYSRVKHELFIIVTGVTELSTDGLDAPKNLYITGLLTTMLNNPFNWVTKNAAKGYRLEEVTPGNADSYYFFNINNPTKKTLLRKNQQNGKYYFIDENGNEVI
- a CDS encoding FecR family protein; this translates as MKDINKQHFQDMLERYRQNTATKAEVEFLERYYKAFEEGADLINDHNESSYAFVRNEIKSTADKRIAALQSKGRVKRLWLGGVAAAVAVAIAVSVSAYFFADRSSEDLIAQVDELALPGGNKATLTLANGAQVVLTEAANGEIARQAGISITKTADGKIIYTVAKAGADAEMDEATAQLKNTITTPNGGEYTVVLPDGTMVKLNAASSLVFPTSFQGDERMVELSGEAYFEVAKNRQMPFRIKSGMQTVEVLGTHFNISAYDNEETMKTTLAEGSVKVSSGSYESIIVPGQQTLVNRQVAGPVKKQTVNLDKELAWTNNQFVFEDDDIRSVMRKISRWYNIDIRYEGDLSDNTFSGGIFRSMRLSEVLKILKLQGFDFDVRGREITIRYKAEDNNDNN